In Flammeovirgaceae bacterium 311, one DNA window encodes the following:
- a CDS encoding hyalin domain-containing protein, whose product MALSLFIIAAAPALLPAFSTHAFNVDENKTAGEFVGQILPKTDSEGDALHFELVGGNTSNAFSLSEDGALSVLNTAALDFETTPSFRLTVRVTAGRGTETEAATDVKVDIDLNDVAEAASVQTGAAAALSEKGATISGIARSNGSATTVAFQLGTDSSLPAADPSSLAGAQTLAAGAPAAALSHGVNNLLANTTYYYRLVGKNSTGIFYGETASFTTHSIPEVLSIKRNSPSPSNKKNVSFRVKFSEAVSGVDADDFTLVKGAGVSAAIVSVTEVAAGEYDVNLGSINGNGSLKLNFKDNKSVKNSNSVTVGGSVAGAGDFSNGETYQLDFTAPVISIAGPTSEFTQIGPVTYIITYSESSNITLSPADITLIHESSSVDGSPSTAEGTVIVTGTSNTQRIVSIENISGNGVLRISVAAGTATDEAGNEAAAAGPSHYVVVDNIAPVGYCPGDIVFENSTSNCEAYVTIPYPTFTDNTDNKWGGVVYITNDRTGTANPSGTFPAGTTAVTWEFKDRSGNWSKCTTNVLVKDVAPPVVSCPSDIIQSASATACSAVVTYSIPFSDNCSGATIVQTAGLPSGASYPLGETLNKFTITDAKGNATECSFKVTVVDDKGPVIACPADIIVDIEPGKNGATVTYAAITAQDNCSGSVTPLLKSGLASGSFFPSGTTNVVYEAVDAAGNVSVCSFAVTVVDDEAPIIVISAPSVPITQNGPVTYTVTYYGATNINLTPADIILNKTETATATTVTVTPTDKANELLVTISDISGNGTIGISIKPGTATDLVNNPAPGAGPSETFIVDNLAPSIAIGSSSVHTLEDVPTAPITITISDAGTPATELQVRVSADDAALAPEASFSITGSGQNRSLVITPALHRHGSTVITVKVKDNLGQESSKQFTLTVEAVADKPLVTTEDAFGPEDTWIGLEFSAALVDTDGSETITHYLVESVPVGARLSAGTDLGNGLWQLTPAQLASLSILPPLDFVGKFPLGIRATSKEGSNGSQAESETEELIVTVLPVNDGPSFSLSQTAIVRPEDFPEDVIINIVDLKDSDNQLTDVTFSLSPASVSWVNISINAATGEIVLKSVKDQNQPTPFTFTVRANDGSAENNITEQTFTVQIVPVNDAPVISIVSPWVMQEDFAGNETRPVTVATPPADEVNETITYEITPDPASLGFINLQFSNGTFSATSVTDAIGEAPLTIRAFDGTAYSEPIELLVRVVPVNDAPAFEILAEDIRLKEDFGDTTIAVVTLAIHNNWEADEAYTYSLSPLTHEKITIRSFDAATGEVTFESVQDANAPEGIEFTITATDGDLTSSQTFMVYIEPVNDAPHGDLEEIVFEVEIAGVHELHPAVYTDVDLNDTPTNEEITITLEGAPAWLSLVVTTDDNGNRIIRAIGTAPLGEEGNEYPVTATITDAEGLVHMDDFIVKVICNNALPTVAEDEVTLTFYMNQQPDPSEPHYEFTVTDDAKAAIEGAEVLQLTLVEVDASMISKVELVRGQDNEWRLWVTPADNQYGETTFKIQINDLAYCNTDQNPREPVFITVHVVIKLRDMLDIPTLITPNGDGDNDTWNIFGLEEFQKHQVRVFDNRGRVIFTSNTYGPGKEWDGTLNGTPLPDGTYTFQIMFNEGKDKRQGHITIAR is encoded by the coding sequence TTGGCTCTTAGCCTCTTTATTATTGCTGCAGCTCCGGCCCTGTTGCCTGCTTTTTCTACTCATGCATTCAATGTGGATGAGAACAAAACAGCAGGCGAATTTGTGGGCCAGATACTGCCAAAAACCGACAGTGAAGGCGATGCACTGCATTTTGAGCTGGTTGGTGGAAACACCAGCAATGCCTTTAGCCTTTCTGAGGATGGCGCACTTAGTGTGCTTAACACAGCTGCACTGGACTTCGAAACCACTCCGTCTTTTAGACTTACCGTTAGGGTAACAGCTGGAAGAGGGACTGAAACAGAAGCAGCTACAGATGTTAAAGTAGACATTGATCTGAACGATGTAGCCGAAGCAGCCTCTGTGCAAACAGGAGCAGCGGCAGCACTTTCGGAGAAAGGCGCCACAATCAGCGGTATTGCAAGAAGCAATGGTTCGGCCACAACGGTTGCCTTTCAGCTGGGAACTGATTCGTCGCTTCCTGCGGCAGACCCTTCCAGCCTGGCGGGAGCCCAGACCCTGGCTGCCGGTGCACCAGCAGCTGCCCTGAGCCATGGAGTTAATAACCTATTGGCCAATACTACTTATTACTACCGTCTGGTAGGTAAAAACAGTACAGGCATCTTCTATGGCGAAACAGCGTCTTTCACCACGCACAGCATCCCTGAAGTTCTGTCTATCAAAAGAAACAGCCCAAGCCCTTCTAATAAGAAGAATGTTAGTTTTAGGGTAAAATTCAGTGAAGCAGTTAGCGGAGTAGATGCAGACGATTTTACCCTGGTAAAAGGCGCGGGTGTTTCTGCTGCAATTGTTTCTGTTACTGAAGTTGCCGCCGGAGAGTATGATGTAAACCTGGGAAGTATCAATGGCAATGGTTCTTTAAAGCTGAATTTTAAAGACAATAAATCAGTAAAAAACAGCAACAGTGTTACGGTAGGTGGCAGTGTTGCTGGCGCTGGTGATTTCAGCAATGGTGAAACCTACCAGCTGGATTTTACTGCGCCTGTTATATCAATTGCCGGCCCCACCAGCGAGTTTACCCAAATAGGTCCTGTTACCTACATTATCACCTACAGCGAGTCCAGCAACATTACACTATCGCCTGCTGACATTACGCTGATCCATGAATCCAGCAGTGTAGATGGCAGCCCAAGCACAGCTGAGGGAACAGTGATCGTTACAGGTACTTCTAATACCCAGCGCATCGTTTCCATAGAAAATATATCCGGCAACGGTGTGCTGAGAATCAGCGTTGCAGCTGGTACAGCAACAGATGAAGCCGGTAACGAAGCTGCTGCTGCCGGCCCAAGTCATTATGTTGTAGTAGATAACATTGCACCGGTTGGGTATTGCCCCGGAGATATTGTTTTCGAAAACAGCACCAGCAATTGTGAGGCCTATGTAACCATACCTTATCCAACCTTCACAGACAATACGGATAACAAATGGGGTGGTGTGGTTTACATTACAAACGACCGCACCGGAACCGCAAATCCTTCCGGAACCTTCCCTGCCGGTACCACCGCTGTTACCTGGGAGTTTAAGGACAGATCTGGAAACTGGTCTAAATGTACTACCAACGTTCTTGTTAAAGACGTTGCTCCTCCTGTTGTGAGCTGCCCTTCAGATATCATACAGAGTGCCAGTGCAACTGCCTGCAGTGCTGTGGTAACTTATAGCATTCCTTTCTCTGACAACTGTTCCGGTGCTACCATTGTACAAACTGCCGGTTTGCCTTCCGGAGCATCTTACCCCCTCGGCGAAACACTTAATAAGTTTACCATTACCGATGCAAAAGGTAATGCTACCGAGTGCAGCTTTAAAGTGACTGTAGTAGATGATAAAGGCCCGGTAATAGCCTGCCCTGCCGATATCATTGTGGATATTGAACCTGGTAAGAATGGCGCAACGGTTACGTATGCAGCCATAACAGCTCAGGATAACTGCAGCGGCAGTGTAACGCCACTGCTGAAATCAGGCCTGGCTTCCGGAAGCTTCTTCCCGTCTGGTACCACCAATGTGGTGTACGAAGCAGTTGATGCAGCCGGAAATGTATCTGTGTGCTCCTTTGCAGTAACGGTAGTAGATGATGAAGCTCCTATTATTGTGATCAGCGCTCCTTCTGTGCCTATTACACAAAATGGACCTGTTACTTATACTGTAACTTATTACGGCGCTACCAATATCAATTTAACGCCTGCCGATATCATCCTGAACAAAACGGAAACCGCTACTGCAACTACCGTAACAGTTACCCCTACTGATAAAGCAAATGAGCTTTTGGTAACCATTAGCGACATCAGTGGCAATGGTACCATAGGCATCAGCATTAAGCCTGGCACAGCAACCGACCTGGTGAACAACCCTGCTCCCGGTGCCGGTCCCAGCGAAACCTTTATCGTAGATAACTTAGCGCCTTCTATTGCCATAGGCAGCAGCAGTGTGCATACCCTGGAAGATGTGCCTACAGCACCCATTACCATTACCATTTCTGATGCCGGTACGCCTGCCACAGAGCTTCAGGTAAGGGTTAGCGCTGATGATGCAGCACTTGCGCCAGAAGCTTCATTCAGTATTACCGGCTCTGGCCAGAACAGAAGCCTGGTAATTACGCCAGCCCTGCACCGCCATGGCAGCACTGTGATTACCGTGAAGGTAAAAGATAACCTGGGCCAGGAAAGTAGCAAGCAGTTTACCCTAACAGTAGAAGCCGTGGCCGACAAGCCACTGGTTACTACAGAAGATGCCTTTGGACCGGAAGATACCTGGATTGGCCTTGAATTCTCTGCAGCGCTTGTAGACACAGACGGTTCAGAAACAATCACACACTACCTGGTAGAAAGTGTTCCTGTAGGCGCCAGGCTTTCTGCGGGCACCGACCTGGGCAACGGACTCTGGCAACTAACACCAGCTCAGCTGGCCAGCCTTAGCATACTGCCTCCGCTTGATTTTGTAGGCAAGTTTCCCTTGGGCATCAGGGCTACCAGTAAGGAAGGCTCTAATGGCAGCCAGGCCGAAAGCGAAACCGAAGAGCTGATCGTGACCGTACTGCCGGTAAACGATGGGCCTTCCTTCTCCTTAAGCCAGACCGCTATTGTACGTCCGGAAGATTTTCCTGAAGATGTGATCATCAACATTGTGGATCTGAAAGATTCCGATAATCAGCTTACTGACGTTACTTTCAGCCTGTCGCCTGCCAGTGTAAGCTGGGTAAACATCAGCATCAATGCTGCTACCGGCGAAATTGTGCTGAAGTCTGTAAAAGACCAGAACCAGCCCACGCCTTTCACCTTTACGGTACGGGCTAACGATGGCAGTGCAGAGAACAACATCACTGAGCAAACCTTTACGGTACAGATTGTGCCGGTAAACGATGCGCCGGTCATCAGCATTGTTTCTCCATGGGTAATGCAGGAAGATTTTGCAGGCAACGAAACCCGCCCTGTAACTGTGGCTACTCCACCTGCCGACGAGGTTAATGAAACCATAACCTATGAGATTACACCAGATCCTGCATCGCTGGGCTTTATTAACCTGCAGTTCAGCAACGGTACCTTTAGCGCTACTTCGGTAACAGACGCTATTGGAGAAGCACCGCTTACCATCAGGGCTTTTGATGGCACCGCTTACTCCGAACCCATAGAACTGTTGGTAAGAGTTGTGCCGGTAAACGATGCACCTGCCTTTGAAATCCTGGCAGAAGACATCAGGCTGAAAGAAGATTTTGGTGATACCACCATAGCAGTAGTTACACTTGCCATCCATAACAACTGGGAGGCAGATGAAGCCTACACCTACAGCCTTAGCCCGCTGACGCACGAGAAAATCACCATCAGGAGCTTTGATGCTGCTACCGGAGAGGTAACTTTCGAGTCGGTACAGGATGCCAACGCCCCGGAGGGAATTGAGTTTACCATTACTGCCACCGACGGCGACCTTACTTCCAGCCAAACCTTTATGGTGTACATAGAGCCGGTAAACGATGCCCCGCACGGCGACCTGGAAGAGATCGTGTTCGAGGTAGAGATAGCAGGTGTACATGAGCTGCATCCTGCAGTGTATACAGATGTAGACCTGAACGATACCCCAACCAACGAGGAAATTACCATTACCCTGGAGGGTGCGCCTGCCTGGTTAAGTCTTGTAGTTACTACAGATGATAACGGCAACCGCATTATCCGCGCCATTGGTACGGCTCCGCTGGGCGAGGAAGGCAACGAATACCCGGTAACCGCCACCATTACAGATGCCGAAGGCCTGGTGCATATGGATGACTTTATCGTGAAAGTAATCTGCAACAACGCCCTGCCAACAGTTGCTGAAGATGAGGTAACGCTTACCTTCTATATGAACCAGCAGCCCGACCCAAGCGAGCCGCACTACGAGTTTACCGTAACCGACGATGCCAAAGCTGCAATAGAAGGAGCAGAGGTACTACAGCTAACATTGGTAGAGGTAGATGCCAGCATGATCAGCAAAGTAGAGCTGGTGAGAGGCCAGGATAACGAATGGCGCCTGTGGGTAACGCCTGCCGACAACCAGTATGGCGAAACCACCTTCAAGATCCAGATCAACGATCTTGCTTACTGCAATACCGATCAAAACCCTCGTGAGCCTGTGTTCATTACCGTGCATGTGGTGATCAAACTTAGAGACATGCTTGATATCCCAACCCTGATCACCCCTAACGGTGATGGCGATAACGATACCTGGAACATATTTGGACTGGAAGAATTCCAGAAGCACCAGGTAAGAGTGTTCGATAACCGCGGACGCGTGATCTTCACCTCTAACACCTATGGACCGGGTAAAGAATGGGATGGTACCCTGAACGGTACGCCGCTGCCTGATGGTACCTACACTTTCCAGATCATGTTCAACGAGGGCAAAGACAAGCGCCAGGGCCACATTACCATTGCACGCTAA
- a CDS encoding ATP-dependent DNA helicase RecQ (COG0514 Superfamily II DNA helicase): protein MQADIIKAVAAGQDALVLMPTGGGKSLCYQVPALHLPGLAVVVSPLIALMQDQVAALKASGVAAAFLNSTQEWQEQVQIEQQASRGQLKLLYVSPEKLQTPAFTSLLSQLPVSLFAIDEAHCISFWGHDFRPEYTQLGRLKEQFPQVPIIALTATADKLTRSDILQQLKLRQPQVFVASFDRPNLSLAVLPAQQRLQRILEFLEERPFQPGIVYCLSRKGCEGLAEKLSDAGYRAEAYHAALPHYQRQKTQEDFLRDNVQIVCATIAFGMGIDKSNVRWVVHYNLPKNIESYYQEIGRAGRDGAPADTLLFYSFADVMKQRSMLEELPPDRRRMQEAKLERLQQYAEAQICRRRILLSYFGEQAEGNCNNCDVCDNPRQSFDGTLLTQKALSAIARSGEMLSLSLLIDVLRGADNEEVRQKGLFRIKTYGAGKDIGAADWRNYLQQMLNSGLMDIAYEDGGKLKLNDGSRAVLFEGKKVALNKPAQPVQAQRPQPKASEAAEDGLFLQLRNLRKRLADEEALPPYIIFSDKTLREMAERQPVTEAALLRIGGVGRQKLDRYGQDFINEILQYRQLQQDKKQKVEGSSHLVTLELLQQQLSPQEVAARRGMREETVYSHIAALYEQGRMPFLDRFLSKEERSVIGDALYVHGVNSPLKSVYDSLEGRYPYHKIRLAMSYYKKSGINN, encoded by the coding sequence ATGCAGGCCGATATTATAAAGGCTGTAGCTGCCGGTCAGGATGCGCTGGTGCTTATGCCTACCGGGGGCGGTAAATCGCTTTGCTACCAGGTGCCTGCCCTGCACCTGCCGGGGCTGGCTGTAGTAGTCTCTCCCCTGATTGCCCTGATGCAGGACCAGGTAGCTGCTCTGAAGGCCAGTGGTGTGGCTGCAGCATTTTTAAACAGTACGCAGGAATGGCAGGAGCAGGTGCAAATAGAGCAGCAGGCAAGCCGCGGCCAGCTAAAGCTCCTGTATGTATCGCCTGAGAAACTACAGACGCCTGCCTTTACTTCATTGCTAAGCCAGCTGCCGGTTTCCCTTTTTGCCATCGACGAAGCCCACTGCATAAGCTTTTGGGGGCACGATTTCAGGCCGGAATATACACAGCTGGGCCGCCTCAAGGAGCAGTTTCCGCAGGTGCCCATTATTGCCCTTACCGCCACTGCCGATAAGCTCACCCGCAGCGATATACTGCAACAGCTTAAGCTAAGGCAGCCGCAGGTATTTGTAGCTTCTTTCGACAGGCCAAACCTAAGCCTGGCGGTGCTGCCGGCACAGCAGCGGCTGCAGCGCATCCTTGAGTTCCTGGAAGAGCGGCCTTTTCAGCCGGGAATCGTTTACTGCCTGAGCCGCAAAGGCTGTGAGGGGCTGGCAGAAAAGCTAAGCGATGCCGGTTACCGGGCGGAGGCTTATCATGCAGCGCTTCCACATTACCAGCGCCAGAAAACGCAGGAAGATTTTTTGCGGGATAACGTACAGATTGTTTGTGCTACCATTGCCTTTGGCATGGGCATCGATAAAAGCAATGTGCGCTGGGTGGTGCACTATAACCTGCCCAAAAACATTGAAAGCTATTACCAGGAAATTGGCCGTGCCGGACGCGATGGTGCCCCCGCCGATACCCTGCTGTTCTATTCATTTGCCGATGTGATGAAGCAGCGGAGCATGCTGGAAGAGCTGCCCCCTGACCGCCGCCGCATGCAGGAGGCCAAACTGGAGCGCCTGCAGCAGTATGCCGAAGCCCAGATCTGCCGCCGCCGCATCCTGCTCTCCTACTTTGGCGAGCAGGCAGAAGGAAACTGTAATAATTGTGATGTATGTGATAATCCGCGCCAGTCTTTCGATGGTACGCTGCTTACCCAAAAGGCACTTTCTGCCATTGCCCGCTCTGGTGAAATGCTTTCCCTGAGCCTGCTGATTGATGTGCTGCGCGGCGCCGATAATGAGGAGGTGCGCCAGAAAGGCCTTTTCAGGATAAAAACCTATGGAGCAGGAAAAGACATAGGTGCCGCCGACTGGCGTAATTACCTGCAGCAAATGCTAAACTCCGGGCTGATGGATATTGCCTATGAAGATGGCGGAAAGTTAAAGCTGAATGACGGTAGCCGCGCCGTATTGTTTGAGGGCAAAAAAGTAGCGTTGAACAAGCCGGCACAGCCTGTTCAGGCCCAGCGGCCACAGCCCAAAGCAAGTGAAGCTGCTGAAGATGGACTGTTCCTGCAGTTGCGCAACCTGCGTAAGCGCCTGGCCGACGAAGAAGCCCTACCGCCCTATATTATCTTCAGTGATAAAACTTTACGGGAGATGGCGGAGCGGCAACCGGTTACTGAGGCAGCACTTTTACGTATCGGAGGTGTTGGCCGGCAGAAACTCGACAGGTATGGTCAAGATTTTATTAACGAAATACTACAATACCGACAGCTTCAGCAGGATAAGAAGCAAAAGGTGGAAGGATCTAGCCATTTGGTTACCCTGGAGCTGCTGCAGCAGCAGCTTTCTCCCCAAGAGGTAGCAGCAAGGAGGGGTATGCGCGAGGAAACAGTTTATTCTCATATTGCCGCCCTCTACGAACAGGGCCGTATGCCGTTTCTGGACCGTTTTTTATCCAAAGAAGAACGTTCTGTTATTGGAGATGCGCTCTATGTACATGGGGTGAACAGCCCCCTAAAATCAGTATACGACAGCCTGGAAGGAAGATATCCTTATCACAAGATCCGGCTTGCCATGAGTTATTATAAAAAATCAGGTATAAATAATTGA
- a CDS encoding hypothetical protein (COG0792 Predicted endonuclease distantly related to archaeal Holliday junction resolvase), whose amino-acid sequence MHDKQLTGILGEKLAADFLQQNGARILERNYRKGRSEIDIIAISGKLLLFIEVKTRRGGNSFGYPEEAVNHKKAALIINAASYYIKKIDWKGDIRFDIIAIQLPLSSNKNPQIYHFEDAFY is encoded by the coding sequence TTGCACGATAAACAGCTCACCGGAATATTAGGCGAAAAGCTGGCTGCAGATTTTTTGCAGCAAAATGGTGCCCGTATCCTGGAGCGTAATTATCGTAAAGGACGCTCCGAAATAGACATTATTGCCATAAGTGGTAAGCTGCTGCTGTTTATCGAAGTTAAAACCCGAAGGGGAGGAAACAGTTTTGGTTACCCTGAAGAAGCCGTGAATCATAAAAAAGCAGCACTCATCATAAATGCTGCCAGTTACTATATAAAGAAGATCGATTGGAAGGGTGATATCCGTTTTGACATAATTGCCATACAACTGCCATTAAGCTCGAATAAAAATCCACAGATCTATCACTTCGAAGATGCTTTTTATTAA
- a CDS encoding bifunctional phosphoglucose/phosphomannose isomerase (COG0166 Glucose-6-phosphate isomerase): MDKMRKLIEDFSRQLRDAVEIGQNASLRAATTEVRNVVIAGMGGSGIGGNLVYTLVQDELKVPLLVLKNYHLPAFVDAHTLFIASSFSGDTEETIGSLEQALQAGARCVVVTSGGTIAKSARKHQLDMILIPGESNSPRANIGYSVVALLFVLHRLGLIGNSFVQETARTAALIDEEEQSLRTRGEKLANSMKGYLPVLYADSRILPVAIRIQQQINENGKHLCHVNELPEMNHNELVGWEHPEQVMNDSKVYFLLTAYDHPRVRERVRVTRELLKGKAANVSDIEAKGDSLLEQCFYLIHFTDWVSYFLAKANQADPFAIEAIDYLKSELAKVK; this comes from the coding sequence ATGGACAAAATGAGAAAACTGATTGAAGATTTTTCGCGGCAGCTACGCGATGCTGTAGAGATAGGACAAAACGCAAGCTTAAGAGCGGCCACAACAGAGGTTCGCAACGTAGTAATTGCAGGTATGGGAGGCTCTGGTATTGGCGGCAACCTTGTTTATACGCTGGTGCAGGATGAACTGAAGGTGCCGCTACTCGTGCTTAAAAACTATCATCTGCCTGCATTTGTAGATGCACACACCCTTTTTATTGCTTCTTCCTTTAGTGGTGATACTGAAGAAACCATTGGCAGCCTGGAGCAGGCCCTGCAGGCCGGTGCCCGCTGCGTTGTTGTTACCAGCGGTGGCACTATCGCTAAATCTGCCCGGAAACATCAACTGGATATGATTCTGATACCCGGGGAGAGCAACAGTCCACGGGCAAATATTGGCTATTCTGTTGTTGCCTTGCTCTTTGTACTACACAGGCTGGGCTTAATTGGCAATAGTTTTGTGCAGGAAACTGCGCGCACAGCAGCCCTGATCGATGAAGAAGAACAATCGCTGCGCACGCGCGGCGAAAAGCTTGCCAATTCCATGAAAGGATACCTGCCGGTACTATATGCCGATAGCCGCATACTGCCGGTTGCCATCCGCATTCAGCAGCAAATAAATGAAAATGGCAAACACCTCTGCCACGTAAATGAACTGCCCGAGATGAACCACAACGAGCTGGTGGGCTGGGAGCACCCCGAGCAGGTAATGAACGACAGCAAGGTATACTTTCTGCTTACCGCCTACGACCATCCCCGGGTACGGGAGCGCGTTCGGGTAACCCGCGAGCTGCTGAAAGGAAAAGCCGCCAATGTAAGCGATATAGAAGCAAAGGGAGACAGCCTGCTGGAGCAATGCTTTTACCTGATCCATTTTACCGACTGGGTAAGCTACTTCCTGGCAAAGGCCAACCAGGCCGATCCTTTTGCCATAGAAGCCATAGATTATCTCAAAAGCGAGCTTGCGAAGGTGAAATAA
- a CDS encoding Octanoyltransferase (COG0321 Lipoate-protein ligase B) — MNEHINKQVIFRHLGEMDYQQAWDLQEEIFAGIVATKIANRKLPAQEQKPSTNYLLFVEHPHVYTLGKSGKPEHLLLDEAGLRQAKASYYKINRGGDITYHGPGQLVAYPLLDLENFFTDIHQYLRLLEEAIIYTLADYGLEAGRIPGLTGVWLDHIEQVNPRKICAMGVKCSRWVTMHGLALNVNTNLSYFGNIVPCGIDDKAVTSLQQELGREVPLTEVEDKLKVHLARLFGMDIVVEHGTFIP; from the coding sequence GTGAACGAGCATATCAACAAACAGGTAATTTTCAGGCATCTGGGCGAAATGGACTATCAGCAGGCCTGGGATTTACAGGAAGAAATTTTTGCCGGTATTGTAGCTACCAAAATTGCAAACCGTAAGCTGCCTGCACAGGAGCAAAAGCCCAGTACAAACTACCTGCTGTTTGTAGAGCACCCACACGTGTACACCCTGGGCAAGAGCGGCAAGCCGGAACATCTTTTACTCGATGAGGCCGGGCTCCGCCAGGCTAAGGCCAGCTACTACAAAATAAACCGTGGCGGTGATATTACCTACCACGGCCCCGGCCAGCTGGTGGCTTACCCCCTGCTCGACCTGGAAAACTTCTTTACAGACATTCATCAATACCTGCGCCTGCTGGAAGAGGCCATTATCTACACCCTGGCTGATTATGGGCTGGAGGCTGGCCGTATTCCCGGGCTTACCGGTGTATGGCTGGATCATATAGAACAGGTAAATCCGCGTAAGATCTGTGCCATGGGCGTAAAATGCAGCCGCTGGGTAACCATGCACGGACTTGCGCTTAATGTAAATACAAATCTGTCTTATTTTGGCAATATTGTGCCCTGCGGAATAGATGATAAAGCTGTTACTTCCCTGCAGCAGGAGCTTGGCCGGGAAGTGCCGCTTACGGAGGTTGAGGATAAATTAAAAGTACATTTAGCAAGGCTGTTCGGCATGGATATTGTTGTTGAACATGGTACTTTTATACCATAA
- a CDS encoding phosphatidylserine decarboxylase (COG0688 Phosphatidylserine decarboxylase): MTIHKEGRRLLFFLLLILVAVNLLVIYLAPEQPELHTIFIIASIVLYLLILQFFRNPRFLVPTNDKHVLAPADGKVVVIEEVIDKEYFNQPRRQISIFMSPVNVHVNRSPVSGVVKYFKYHPGQYLVAWHPKSSTDNERTTVVVEMADGVQVLFRQIAGALARRIKWYVQEGQPIEQGGEFGFIKFGSRVDILLPLDAEVKVAVGDKTKGGRSIIAELK; this comes from the coding sequence ATGACCATACATAAGGAAGGACGTAGATTACTATTTTTTCTGTTACTGATTCTGGTAGCTGTTAACCTGCTGGTTATATACCTGGCGCCAGAGCAGCCGGAACTTCATACTATATTCATCATTGCCAGCATTGTGCTGTATCTGCTGATTCTGCAATTTTTCCGGAATCCACGTTTTCTGGTACCCACCAATGATAAACATGTACTTGCACCTGCTGATGGTAAGGTGGTAGTGATAGAAGAAGTAATCGACAAAGAATACTTTAACCAGCCCCGCCGCCAGATATCCATCTTTATGTCTCCGGTAAATGTGCATGTGAACCGCAGCCCGGTAAGTGGCGTGGTAAAGTACTTTAAATACCACCCGGGCCAGTACCTGGTGGCCTGGCACCCAAAAAGCAGTACCGATAATGAGCGTACTACCGTGGTAGTAGAAATGGCAGATGGTGTTCAGGTACTGTTCCGTCAGATTGCAGGTGCCCTGGCACGCCGTATTAAATGGTATGTGCAGGAGGGCCAGCCTATTGAGCAGGGTGGCGAGTTTGGTTTCATCAAATTTGGCTCCCGGGTAGACATACTGCTGCCGCTGGATGCAGAAGTGAAAGTTGCCGTAGGCGATAAAACCAAAGGCGGCCGCTCTATTATTGCAGAGCTGAAGTAG